The Aliidiomarina minuta nucleotide sequence CGCATTCAGGTCACAGATTTTGAAGAGCCTATACAGGGCCGTATGATTTCCCTGCCCGACGGCGAACAAAGCCAGCTCAACCGGGTTTCTATCCTGCAAGGCGAGCGCCCGCAACGTGGCCAGAATCAGCATGTAGTTATCAGCCAGCCCTTTGCCCAGGCGCATAATCTGCAACCCGGCGACCGTATTGAAGCAATCATGAATGGCCAGCTTGAACGGCTCACCATTACCGGTATCGGCCTGTCTCCGGAGTTTATTTACCAGCTCGGTCCCGCTGACTTATTACCCGATTACAGTCGCTTCGGAATTTTCTGGATGAACCGTGAGGCCATGGCTTCAGCCTTCGACATGACCGGGGCTTTCAATAGCATTAGTGTCAGCCTGCAAAGTGGCGCTGCCCAGGAACCTGTCATTGAACAACTGGACCAGCTACTGGAACCTTACGGCAGCCGCGGCGCCTACCACCGCAGTGAACAAATCTCCCATCAGTTTATCGAACAGGAAATTGAACAACTCGAAGTCATGGCCATCCTGCTGCCGGTGATATTCCTAGGCGTTGCGGCCTTCCTGCTCAATGTTTTAATGACCCGGATTATCCGCAGCCAGCGCCAGCCAATTGCCATTTTAAAAGCCTTTGGTTATCACAATCACGAAATCGTCAGGCACTTTTTGTCGCTCACTTTCGTTATTATTATCCTGGGTGTCCTTGTGGGGGCTGTGGTCGGAACCTGGGTCGCCGAGCCGGTCGCTGCAATATACGCTGAATACTTCCGCTTCCCCGAGTTTCGCTTTCAAACTCAGCCAGCCAGTATTGTACTGGCCGCGGCCATTGCTCTGGCCGCTGGCTTTATCGCCACGCTCCGTGCGGTATACAAAGCCGCCAAACGGGCACCGGCGGAAGCCATGCGCCCGCCAGTCCCGTTGAGTTTCAAAAAGAGCTGGCTCGACACACCGCTGTTTCGCCAGCGCTTTAGTCAGCCGGTACGTATTATCATACGTAATCTGATGCGCCAGCCACTGCGCGCCATACTTTCCGTATTCGGTATTGCCCTCTCTGGCGGTTTATTGCTGCTTGGCAGCTACATGTTCACCGCTATGGATCATATGCTGGACATCCAGTATCGCCACTTGCTGCGCATGAACCTGGAAGTCCACTTCATCGAACCCACTAATGAAACCGAACTCAGCACGCTGCGAGCGCAACCCGGAGTACGTTATGCCGAAGGCTTTCGTCAGGTTCCGATTCGAATTACCCACTCACGGCAGCAGTACCGCACCAGTCTGTTGGGTTTTGAAGCCAACTCGCACCTGCGTCAATTAAATGACGACCCAACACGCCAGCCCGAGCTTCCTACCGAAGGCATACTCATCACCGACTATCTCGCGGATTATCTTGGCGTAAAACCAGGCGATAACGTAACCGTCGAGGTATTGTCCGACACCCCCCGCACTCTGGATATCACCGTAGCAGATATCGTCAGCGAGCCCCTCGGACTTGGTGCTTATATGGAACGGCGTGCACTAAATCGGCTTCTACGCGAAGGGCCCTCGATTAACGGCGCCTGGATAATACACGACCAACAGGAGCAAGAGCTGTTATTCAGCCGCCTGCGGGATATGCCGCAAATTGTCTCCATTGGCCAAATAAGTGATGCAGAGCGGGAAATTCGTGAATACCTCGACGACACTATACTGGTCACCATGGCGGTCCTGCTGCTACTGGCCGGTTCTATTACCTTTGCGGTGGTTTATAACAACGCCCGTATTATATTCGCAGAACGGGAACGGGAGCTTGCCACACTTCGTGTGCTTGGGCTGACTCGCGGTGAAGTCAGCGCCATCCTGGTCGGTGAACTGGCAATTATTGTCATGCTCTCGATTCCGCTGGCCTGGCTCATTGGCACCGGTTTTTCGTGGTCACTGGTCACCGGCATGAGCACCGACCTATTTCGGGTACCTTTTGTCATGGACCGCTTTATGTACGCTTTTTCGGCCGTAGGAGTGCTGCTTGCAGCCTCACTATCCATTATTCTTATTCTTCGGCGTCTATTCCGGTTGGACATGATGTCGTCTTTAAAAACAGAGTAACTGATTATGAAACTTGCAACTAAGCCCCTTATATTCAGCGTCATAGGTGTGGCGCTTCTCATACTTATCGTCTGGGCGCTAAGACCGGGCCCGATCCAGGTAAGCACGGCCGTGGCCGAACAAGGCCATTTTGCTGAATATGTCGAGGAAGAGGCCCGTACGCGACTGCGTAATACCTATAATATTTCAGCACCTATTCAGGGCTACCTGCAACGCGTCGAGCTCGAACCCGGTGACAGCGTCGAAGCCGGTGAGACCTTATTTGCACTCGAAACCACCCCAACACCATCGCTTGATGCCCGTAGCCGCGAACAGGCCCGCGAAACTCTCGCCGCCGCGCGTTCACGTCGCAACGCAGCTCAGGCCGTTTGGGAGAATCAGGTCGCGGAACATGAATTTGCACAGCGCGAATTCGCCCGTATTGAAAATCTGCACGGACAAGCGCTGGTTT carries:
- a CDS encoding ABC transporter permease — protein: MKPLTLKLWRDLRTMAGQVAAIATIIAAGVMVLIITVSNLDAIRLSTTAFYQQNNFADIFSEARRAPNSLVERANNIDGVSLAESRISTMVRIQVTDFEEPIQGRMISLPDGEQSQLNRVSILQGERPQRGQNQHVVISQPFAQAHNLQPGDRIEAIMNGQLERLTITGIGLSPEFIYQLGPADLLPDYSRFGIFWMNREAMASAFDMTGAFNSISVSLQSGAAQEPVIEQLDQLLEPYGSRGAYHRSEQISHQFIEQEIEQLEVMAILLPVIFLGVAAFLLNVLMTRIIRSQRQPIAILKAFGYHNHEIVRHFLSLTFVIIILGVLVGAVVGTWVAEPVAAIYAEYFRFPEFRFQTQPASIVLAAAIALAAGFIATLRAVYKAAKRAPAEAMRPPVPLSFKKSWLDTPLFRQRFSQPVRIIIRNLMRQPLRAILSVFGIALSGGLLLLGSYMFTAMDHMLDIQYRHLLRMNLEVHFIEPTNETELSTLRAQPGVRYAEGFRQVPIRITHSRQQYRTSLLGFEANSHLRQLNDDPTRQPELPTEGILITDYLADYLGVKPGDNVTVEVLSDTPRTLDITVADIVSEPLGLGAYMERRALNRLLREGPSINGAWIIHDQQEQELLFSRLRDMPQIVSIGQISDAEREIREYLDDTILVTMAVLLLLAGSITFAVVYNNARIIFAERERELATLRVLGLTRGEVSAILVGELAIIVMLSIPLAWLIGTGFSWSLVTGMSTDLFRVPFVMDRFMYAFSAVGVLLAASLSIILILRRLFRLDMMSSLKTE